One window of the Chryseobacterium camelliae genome contains the following:
- a CDS encoding 5-(carboxyamino)imidazole ribonucleotide synthase has protein sequence MKIGILGGGQLGRMLIQEALKYDDQFYTLDPAPDAPCHTISHFTQGNFNDYQTVMDFGKDKEVITIEIEHVNAEALAALEGQGVKVVPNSRIITIIQQKILQKKFYKAHGIPSPEFQVVRDWNAGIVMPLPFVQKMNTGGYDGKGVQVIRTEEELQKLWKEPSVLEALVDIDKELSVIVARNENGETKTFPVTEMVADPKLNLLDFNICPVHLSEEITTQIDHITGKFLDAVNSPGLFAIELFLDKEGKVWVNETAPRLHNSGHQSQEGNANSQFEQMYRVVKNLPLADTDTITYSGMLNLVGAEGHTGKVRYQGMEELLKLPKTYVHLYGKTETKPGRKMGHINVLADSREELMDKLIRVKEMVQVIAGS, from the coding sequence ATGAAAATAGGAATTTTAGGCGGCGGGCAGCTCGGAAGAATGCTTATCCAGGAAGCATTGAAATATGACGATCAGTTTTATACCCTGGATCCAGCTCCGGATGCACCCTGCCACACGATTTCCCATTTTACACAGGGGAATTTCAATGATTACCAGACCGTAATGGATTTCGGAAAAGATAAAGAGGTGATCACCATTGAAATAGAACATGTGAATGCTGAAGCGCTGGCTGCACTGGAAGGGCAGGGCGTAAAAGTGGTTCCGAATTCCAGGATCATTACCATCATCCAGCAGAAAATCCTTCAGAAGAAATTTTATAAGGCCCATGGTATCCCAAGTCCGGAATTCCAGGTGGTGCGCGACTGGAATGCAGGGATAGTTATGCCACTGCCTTTCGTACAGAAAATGAATACCGGAGGATACGATGGTAAAGGGGTACAGGTGATCCGGACTGAAGAGGAGCTTCAAAAGCTCTGGAAAGAGCCGTCTGTCCTGGAAGCCTTAGTGGATATTGATAAAGAGCTTTCCGTGATTGTTGCCAGGAACGAAAACGGGGAAACCAAAACTTTCCCGGTGACTGAAATGGTGGCTGACCCGAAGCTGAATCTTCTGGATTTCAATATCTGTCCTGTGCATCTCAGTGAGGAAATTACCACGCAGATTGACCATATCACTGGGAAATTCCTGGATGCAGTCAATTCACCCGGATTATTTGCCATTGAATTATTCCTGGACAAAGAAGGAAAAGTATGGGTGAACGAAACGGCGCCAAGGCTGCACAATTCAGGACACCAGAGCCAGGAAGGAAATGCGAATTCGCAGTTTGAACAGATGTACCGGGTGGTGAAAAACCTGCCTCTGGCCGATACGGATACCATCACTTACAGCGGCATGCTTAATCTGGTGGGTGCGGAAGGTCACACAGGAAAAGTACGATACCAGGGAATGGAAGAATTGCTGAAACTGCCGAAAACCTATGTTCACCTGTATGGTAAAACCGAAACCAAGCCCGGAAGAAAGATGGGGCACATCAATGTACTCGCAGACTCCAGGGAAGAACTGATGGATAAGCTTATCAGGGTTAAAGAAATGGTACAGGTCATTGCCGGATCATAA
- a CDS encoding DUF1543 domain-containing protein: MKLFYIILGATPKGRNIEQHDVFFGIAENLKDLVPEMKKFWKEADGKIHIDAYQEVRFADGYELKIMERTEKDSGDQLYFINLGGYKPGHFEEFHEQHLMVGKSMGEVVKRVKKTEFYQTMGFKGAESHIDEKHGVDIDDIFRLNDILPDTMKERYSIVLEKSEEQDQTNVMHLGYLRIEKLQ; the protein is encoded by the coding sequence ATGAAATTATTCTATATCATTCTGGGAGCCACCCCAAAAGGCAGAAATATTGAACAGCACGATGTATTCTTCGGGATTGCGGAAAACCTGAAGGACCTTGTTCCGGAGATGAAAAAATTCTGGAAGGAGGCAGATGGGAAAATCCATATCGATGCCTATCAGGAAGTACGGTTTGCAGACGGATACGAATTGAAAATCATGGAAAGGACAGAGAAAGATTCAGGTGATCAGCTGTACTTCATTAACCTTGGGGGATATAAACCGGGACATTTTGAAGAATTTCACGAGCAGCATCTTATGGTCGGCAAATCCATGGGGGAAGTTGTAAAACGTGTAAAGAAAACCGAGTTTTACCAGACCATGGGCTTCAAGGGAGCCGAAAGCCACATCGATGAAAAACACGGAGTGGATATCGATGATATCTTCAGGCTTAATGACATCCTGCCGGACACGATGAAAGAACGGTATTCCATTGTGCTGGAAAAATCCGAAGAGCAGGACCAGACCAATGTAATGCACCTGGGTTACCTCAGAATCGAGAAGCTGCAGTAA
- a CDS encoding sulfite exporter TauE/SafE family protein: MSEIIILFLGAISAGLLGSLTGLGGGVIIIPLLTLGFGVPMHYAIGASLISVIGTSSGAAVAFVKEGFTNMRIGMFLEIATTSGAIVGALVSGMLNPNTIGIIFASILLLTVILNLKGKPDHQEPIIQGSLEEKLKLYGTFPDKGIIKSYSARNTVPGFLMMMFAGAMSGLLGIGSGALKVLAMDNMMKLPFKVSTTTSNFMIGVTAVASAMIYFQRGEIVPVIVAPVLIGVVVGSFIGSKTLMVSKTKKLKTFFAIVITILSVYMMYNGINKSFR; the protein is encoded by the coding sequence ATGTCAGAAATCATCATTCTCTTCCTGGGAGCTATTTCGGCAGGATTGCTGGGCTCGCTTACAGGATTGGGCGGAGGGGTCATCATTATTCCTCTTCTTACGCTGGGCTTCGGCGTACCCATGCACTATGCTATCGGAGCGTCTCTTATATCAGTAATCGGTACATCTTCCGGTGCCGCAGTGGCCTTCGTAAAGGAAGGGTTCACCAATATGAGGATCGGGATGTTCCTGGAAATCGCCACTACATCGGGGGCTATTGTGGGAGCCCTGGTTTCGGGAATGCTGAATCCGAATACCATCGGGATTATTTTTGCCAGCATCCTTCTTCTGACGGTTATTTTAAATCTTAAAGGAAAGCCGGACCATCAGGAACCTATTATTCAGGGAAGCCTGGAGGAAAAGCTGAAATTATACGGAACATTTCCGGATAAAGGCATCATCAAAAGTTATTCTGCCAGGAATACGGTACCCGGATTCTTAATGATGATGTTTGCAGGAGCAATGTCCGGACTGCTGGGAATCGGGTCGGGAGCGCTCAAAGTACTGGCTATGGATAACATGATGAAGCTTCCTTTTAAAGTTTCCACCACCACCAGCAACTTCATGATTGGTGTAACGGCTGTAGCCAGTGCCATGATTTATTTCCAGCGCGGTGAGATTGTTCCGGTTATTGTAGCTCCGGTACTGATTGGTGTGGTAGTGGGCAGCTTCATAGGATCAAAGACTTTGATGGTTTCCAAAACAAAAAAACTGAAAACCTTTTTTGCCATTGTCATTACCATCCTGTCTGTATATATGATGTATAACGGTATTAACAAGAGCTTCCGATGA
- a CDS encoding DUF1634 domain-containing protein — MRKDFTDIDLNRSVGNLLRLGVILSVITSLVGFIKLFTEGFKMPKKYTSLQMGSSSEKIWGEFWHSLSKGEGMAIIQLGILLLILTPLMRIIFAWIGYLKEKDYIYVFISSVVLAIMAISFFTGYAS, encoded by the coding sequence ATGAGAAAAGATTTCACTGACATAGACCTGAACCGCTCCGTCGGCAATCTTCTGAGGCTGGGAGTTATTTTATCCGTGATCACATCACTGGTGGGATTTATCAAGCTTTTTACGGAAGGCTTCAAGATGCCTAAAAAATATACATCGCTCCAGATGGGTTCTTCATCGGAAAAAATCTGGGGAGAATTCTGGCATTCCCTTAGCAAAGGCGAAGGAATGGCTATCATCCAGCTCGGCATTCTGCTGCTTATCCTTACGCCTCTGATGAGGATTATTTTTGCCTGGATCGGGTACCTGAAAGAAAAAGACTATATATATGTCTTTATTTCTTCAGTAGTCCTTGCCATCATGGCCATCAGTTTTTTCACCGGCTACGCAAGCTAA
- a CDS encoding VOC family protein yields MLLKIHHIAIICSDYAVSKKFYTEILELNIIREVYREERQSYKLDLAIGDQYVIELFSFPNPPERPSRPESCGLRHLAFSVENISNTRAELMEKGIDCEDIRTDEFTGKAFFFIQDPDQLPLEFYER; encoded by the coding sequence GTGCTTTTAAAAATCCATCATATTGCCATCATCTGTTCAGATTATGCTGTCTCTAAGAAGTTTTACACCGAAATCCTGGAACTGAATATCATCCGCGAAGTGTACCGTGAGGAACGGCAGTCTTATAAACTTGATCTTGCGATAGGGGACCAGTATGTGATCGAACTTTTTTCTTTTCCAAACCCTCCTGAAAGGCCTTCAAGACCGGAATCCTGCGGTTTGAGGCACCTTGCTTTCTCCGTAGAAAATATCAGCAATACCCGTGCGGAACTTATGGAAAAAGGAATAGACTGCGAAGACATCCGCACTGATGAGTTTACGGGAAAAGCATTTTTCTTTATTCAGGATCCGGATCAGCTGCCGCTGGAGTTTTATGAACGATAA
- a CDS encoding endonuclease/exonuclease/phosphatase family protein has product MWNVYAGLTILLLILTLLPKIQNSHWIFRVPEFGKIQITFFTVITFGLGFLVYQAPLFWYFQGLLILMFIHHGIILIKYTPLYRVRRSGKGENSSKNIHFISANVYQFNAEYNRFIQLIEKCRPEIFLTMESNGDWEKALRVLEQDYPFHHKVTLENTYGMHLYSKIKISDAKTHYFVADDIPTIEAHLETEDGFSFVFFGIHPPPPSPTEEETSKERDGDLLSTAKRVQEIRKPTIVVGDFNNVAWSKSSILFRKTSELIDPRIGRAFVSTFHAKYKLLRFPIDLMFHSEDIFIRQLKTLENFGSDHLPVYCEFFIDHHNDQQEEQIEEATAEEEAEAEKMIEEGKKEDGNRDAVVTED; this is encoded by the coding sequence ATGTGGAACGTCTACGCAGGACTAACGATACTGCTTCTTATTTTAACCTTACTTCCTAAAATACAGAACTCCCACTGGATCTTCCGGGTTCCGGAATTCGGGAAAATACAGATCACATTTTTTACCGTTATTACTTTCGGGCTGGGATTCCTGGTTTATCAGGCACCTCTGTTCTGGTATTTTCAGGGATTGCTGATCCTGATGTTTATTCATCACGGTATCATTCTGATCAAATACACACCGCTTTACCGGGTGAGAAGGTCCGGCAAGGGCGAAAATTCTTCAAAGAACATTCATTTTATCTCTGCTAATGTCTATCAGTTCAATGCCGAGTACAACCGTTTCATCCAACTGATTGAAAAGTGCAGGCCCGAAATCTTTCTCACTATGGAAAGCAATGGCGACTGGGAAAAGGCATTGCGCGTGCTGGAGCAGGATTATCCGTTCCATCATAAGGTAACCCTTGAAAATACCTACGGCATGCACTTGTATTCCAAGATCAAAATCAGCGATGCCAAAACCCATTATTTTGTTGCTGATGATATCCCTACTATTGAAGCACACCTGGAAACGGAAGACGGATTTTCATTTGTATTCTTCGGGATCCATCCGCCACCGCCAAGTCCTACCGAAGAAGAAACGTCTAAAGAAAGGGACGGCGACCTGCTGAGTACCGCTAAAAGAGTTCAGGAAATACGGAAGCCGACGATCGTAGTCGGTGATTTCAATAACGTTGCCTGGTCCAAATCATCTATCCTGTTCAGGAAAACCAGCGAATTGATCGATCCCCGGATCGGCCGCGCCTTTGTGTCCACTTTCCATGCGAAATACAAGCTCCTGAGATTCCCGATCGACCTGATGTTCCATAGCGAAGATATTTTCATCCGGCAGCTTAAAACGCTTGAAAATTTCGGGTCAGACCACCTTCCGGTATACTGTGAATTCTTTATCGACCATCATAATGACCAGCAGGAGGAGCAGATTGAAGAAGCGACTGCTGAAGAGGAAGCTGAAGCTGAAAAAATGATTGAAGAAGGCAAAAAGGAGGACGGCAACCGGGATGCCGTTGTTACTGAAGATTAA
- a CDS encoding diphosphomevalonate/mevalonate 3,5-bisphosphate decarboxylase family protein: MTTTQEFLGKKDFTVSSKTVSGSCPSNIALIKYWGKYEQQIPANPSISYTLNHCRTNTEIEFSAGEPFSVQTYLAGAEEVKFAEKIEKYFNNIEPYLPWVLKGKYIIRTENTFPHSSGIASSASGFGAIAKCLMKLDEAFSGGISEDASLRKASFLARLGSGSACRSLYNGLVVWGSSDEVDGSSDLFAVPYPEAEIHDVFRDFNDWVLLIHEGQKSVSSTVGHGLMNTNPYAERRFQEARENFIPMKEILKAGNMERFITLVEHEALTLHAMMMMSEPAFILMKTGTLEVINKIWEFRRETGLPLFFTLDAGANVHLLFPNNGSEDRIKVFIEAELLPHTQKNGVVKDVMKF, translated from the coding sequence ATGACGACCACACAAGAATTTCTGGGAAAGAAGGATTTCACTGTCTCTTCTAAAACGGTTTCAGGCAGCTGTCCGTCCAATATTGCGCTCATTAAATACTGGGGCAAATATGAACAGCAGATTCCTGCCAATCCCAGCATCAGTTATACACTGAACCATTGCAGGACCAATACGGAAATTGAATTTTCAGCAGGAGAACCGTTCTCGGTTCAGACCTACCTTGCCGGTGCTGAAGAAGTGAAATTTGCCGAAAAAATAGAAAAATACTTTAACAATATAGAACCTTATCTGCCATGGGTCCTGAAAGGAAAATATATCATCCGGACAGAGAATACTTTTCCGCACAGCTCAGGAATTGCAAGTTCCGCTTCAGGTTTCGGGGCTATTGCGAAATGCCTGATGAAACTTGATGAGGCGTTTTCAGGAGGGATTTCAGAAGATGCATCGTTAAGAAAAGCTTCATTCCTGGCACGGCTGGGTAGCGGAAGCGCATGCAGGAGCCTGTACAATGGCCTGGTTGTATGGGGAAGTTCAGATGAGGTGGATGGGAGCTCAGACCTTTTTGCCGTTCCTTATCCTGAAGCAGAAATCCATGATGTTTTCAGGGATTTTAATGACTGGGTGCTGCTGATCCATGAAGGACAGAAAAGTGTTTCATCAACAGTAGGACACGGATTAATGAATACAAATCCTTATGCGGAGAGAAGGTTCCAGGAAGCCCGGGAAAATTTTATTCCGATGAAGGAAATCCTGAAAGCAGGGAATATGGAACGTTTTATTACTCTTGTGGAACATGAGGCGCTAACGCTCCATGCCATGATGATGATGAGCGAACCTGCATTCATCCTGATGAAAACGGGTACGCTTGAAGTTATTAACAAAATCTGGGAGTTCAGAAGGGAGACCGGCCTGCCGTTGTTCTTTACGCTTGATGCCGGTGCCAATGTTCACCTGTTGTTTCCGAACAATGGCTCGGAAGACAGGATAAAGGTTTTCATTGAGGCTGAATTATTACCTCATACGCAGAAAAACGGGGTAGTAAAAGATGTGATGAAATTCTAG
- a CDS encoding AMP-dependent synthetase/ligase, whose amino-acid sequence MNLAEAIIAHNVKKHPVKSAIGFKKKEEPWKELSWKKFSEVIFKTANALKNAGIQEDDKIAIYSDNSAEWMIFDLASMVIGAISVPVYSTNNAGQAEYIIQDSGAKIILVGNQAQYDACLELIQKDDNDLQTIIVSKKAVWIKKELSSYYLEDFISRASPKAEICTKEEEDVATLIYTSGTTGTPKGVMLTHGNFKKALDAHFEFFTFKNFEEELSLAFLPLSHVFERSWTLLCLYGGARVYFLEDPKNIAKALEEVKPTMMCSVPRFFQKIYAAVLDKAEKSSPLKKKIFNWALATGWETSELRRNEKPLPLGLKIKQVLADTLVFNTIKEKMGGRLWFLPCGGASLSPEVTRFFESAGIHITVGYGLTETTATLTLFPLTHFQHGTSGKPLPGVEIRFGENDEIQAKGNGIMKGYYQRPEETRNAFTEDGWFKTGDAGKWDDHGNLIITDRIKDLMKTSNGKYVAPQQIENLLTNNNFIQQIILIAEGRQFVSALIVPDFEFLKDFIRDNQIPFTSWKEIVKNETVISFYKEKTKQLQHNLADFEKVKKFTLMPAEFEINTGEITPTLKVKRNVVLNKYRDIIEDMYS is encoded by the coding sequence ATGAATCTTGCAGAGGCTATCATTGCCCATAATGTAAAAAAGCATCCCGTAAAATCAGCCATCGGGTTTAAAAAGAAAGAAGAACCCTGGAAAGAGCTGAGCTGGAAGAAGTTTTCCGAAGTTATTTTTAAGACGGCCAATGCCTTAAAGAATGCAGGGATTCAGGAGGATGATAAGATTGCCATTTATTCTGACAATTCTGCAGAATGGATGATTTTTGACCTTGCTTCCATGGTCATCGGAGCCATTTCCGTACCGGTATATTCCACCAACAATGCCGGACAGGCAGAGTACATCATACAGGATTCCGGGGCTAAAATAATCCTGGTAGGGAATCAGGCGCAATATGACGCCTGCCTGGAACTCATTCAGAAAGATGATAATGATCTTCAGACGATTATTGTCTCCAAAAAAGCAGTCTGGATCAAAAAAGAACTGAGCAGCTATTACCTGGAAGATTTCATTTCCAGGGCTTCACCTAAAGCAGAGATCTGCACAAAGGAAGAAGAAGATGTAGCCACCCTTATCTATACTTCCGGGACCACCGGAACTCCGAAAGGCGTTATGCTGACCCACGGAAATTTTAAAAAAGCCCTGGATGCCCATTTTGAATTCTTTACGTTTAAAAATTTTGAAGAAGAACTTTCCCTGGCCTTTTTACCGCTGAGCCATGTTTTTGAAAGAAGCTGGACCTTGCTGTGCCTGTACGGCGGAGCAAGGGTTTACTTTCTGGAAGATCCCAAGAACATTGCCAAAGCGCTGGAGGAGGTGAAGCCGACCATGATGTGCTCAGTACCAAGATTTTTCCAGAAAATCTACGCAGCAGTACTGGACAAAGCTGAAAAAAGCAGTCCGCTGAAAAAGAAAATTTTCAATTGGGCACTCGCTACCGGATGGGAAACCTCAGAACTCAGGAGGAATGAAAAACCACTGCCTTTAGGCCTTAAGATAAAGCAGGTACTGGCAGATACGCTGGTCTTCAATACCATTAAGGAAAAAATGGGCGGCCGGTTATGGTTTCTGCCGTGCGGAGGAGCCTCCCTTTCCCCTGAAGTAACCAGGTTTTTTGAATCTGCCGGCATCCATATAACCGTTGGGTACGGACTTACAGAGACTACGGCTACATTAACACTCTTCCCTTTGACGCATTTCCAGCACGGGACCAGCGGAAAGCCGTTGCCTGGAGTAGAAATCCGTTTCGGGGAAAACGATGAAATACAGGCGAAAGGAAACGGGATAATGAAAGGCTATTACCAAAGGCCTGAAGAAACCCGGAATGCATTTACGGAAGATGGCTGGTTCAAAACCGGCGATGCGGGGAAGTGGGATGACCATGGTAATCTGATCATTACCGACCGCATTAAAGACCTGATGAAAACATCCAATGGGAAATATGTTGCGCCGCAGCAAATTGAAAATCTCCTGACCAATAACAATTTCATTCAGCAGATCATCCTTATTGCAGAGGGCCGCCAGTTTGTCTCTGCCTTAATTGTTCCTGATTTCGAATTCCTGAAGGACTTTATCCGGGACAACCAAATTCCGTTTACCAGCTGGAAAGAGATCGTGAAAAATGAAACGGTCATCAGCTTCTACAAAGAAAAAACCAAACAGCTGCAGCATAACCTGGCTGATTTTGAAAAGGTCAAGAAATTTACCCTGATGCCTGCCGAATTCGAGATCAACACCGGAGAAATAACCCCAACCTTAAAAGTAAAAAGAAACGTAGTTCTGAATAAATACAGGGATATCATTGAAGATATGTACTCGTAA
- a CDS encoding NAD-dependent epimerase/dehydratase family protein, with the protein MVLVTGATGILGRVVALELLKRGKKVRAAKRSGSNLQEVRDSYRFYTEDPDAVFNAIEWVEVDFDDLTSLQNALKDVDEVYHCAAKVGFNPKDEKEMYHTNTKGTTNILYACEQSSVKKFLYISTVAVLDNFNEQGELDEDSDFNSKEEHSAYAISKHMAEMEVWRASAEGLNAAIVNPGMIIGSGGWSQSSGQIFSVFENNRFTFPGGSAYVDVRDVAEIAAELMDKNIFGERFIAVSGMKTYEEVGKAIRKRLGLKEPVVLKKSQLGIGRFFNILLGWLIPPLRMVTKSNIAAVTSFNTISGRKIEDRLNFRFIPVDESLEFHLNNYINDKKS; encoded by the coding sequence ATGGTTTTGGTAACGGGAGCAACCGGGATTCTGGGAAGGGTAGTGGCTCTGGAGCTGCTTAAGAGAGGAAAGAAAGTCCGTGCAGCAAAACGTTCCGGAAGCAACCTGCAGGAAGTAAGAGATTCGTACCGTTTTTATACGGAGGATCCTGATGCCGTGTTTAATGCTATTGAATGGGTAGAGGTTGACTTTGATGACCTTACGTCACTTCAGAACGCTTTGAAAGATGTTGACGAAGTATACCACTGTGCGGCAAAAGTAGGCTTCAACCCGAAAGATGAAAAGGAAATGTACCATACCAATACCAAAGGTACGACCAATATCCTGTATGCCTGCGAGCAGTCATCCGTAAAGAAATTTCTGTACATCAGTACCGTAGCGGTTCTGGATAACTTCAATGAGCAGGGCGAACTGGATGAAGATTCGGATTTTAATTCCAAAGAAGAACATTCTGCCTACGCCATTTCCAAGCACATGGCAGAAATGGAAGTCTGGAGAGCTTCTGCCGAAGGCCTCAATGCAGCGATTGTAAATCCCGGAATGATCATCGGCAGCGGAGGCTGGAGCCAGAGCAGCGGACAGATTTTTTCGGTGTTTGAAAACAACCGCTTTACCTTCCCGGGCGGATCCGCTTATGTGGATGTGCGCGATGTGGCTGAAATAGCCGCTGAACTGATGGACAAAAATATATTCGGGGAGCGATTCATCGCGGTTTCCGGAATGAAGACCTATGAAGAGGTAGGAAAGGCCATCAGGAAAAGGCTGGGCCTGAAAGAACCGGTTGTGCTTAAAAAAAGCCAGCTTGGTATAGGCCGGTTTTTCAACATTCTGTTAGGGTGGCTTATTCCGCCTTTACGGATGGTGACGAAGTCCAATATTGCAGCGGTAACCTCATTCAATACCATATCCGGCCGGAAAATAGAAGACAGGCTGAATTTCCGTTTTATCCCCGTTGACGAAAGCCTGGAATTCCATTTGAATAATTATATTAACGATAAAAAAAGCTGA
- a CDS encoding MvdC/MvdD family ATP grasp protein: protein MNNKILIITHTGDNFSIEKVTEYIEHNGFEVIRFDVDLYPMQNRLTTVFEDGSWISILETAETRYRLDDIAAVWYRRAYNIGNGLKEEMDAKFYGAAMGEIRNTLFGFLESIDAYSLGKPSVYRRLDSKEEQLKIAEKIGFTIPETCMTNNPEQARQFILKHKNVIGKMQTGFAIYEDGVENVVFTNVIDEDKLEELDSLQYCPMQFQTRLEKKKELRVTVVGQDIYAFEIDSQKSEAAKIDWRKDGLNLIDQWVETQLPREIELKLLELLDVYHVDYGAIDIILTPEDEYYFIEINAAGEFFWLDNLTDGNLISKSIADLLCNKAPRRNNSVLA from the coding sequence ATGAATAATAAAATTTTAATCATTACCCATACGGGAGATAATTTTTCCATAGAGAAAGTAACAGAATATATAGAACATAACGGCTTTGAGGTCATCCGCTTCGATGTGGATCTTTATCCGATGCAAAACAGGCTTACCACCGTTTTTGAAGACGGAAGCTGGATCAGCATCCTTGAAACTGCTGAAACAAGGTACCGGCTGGATGATATTGCTGCCGTATGGTACAGGAGAGCCTACAATATCGGTAATGGCCTGAAAGAGGAAATGGACGCCAAATTCTATGGCGCAGCCATGGGTGAGATCCGGAACACCCTTTTCGGATTCCTGGAGTCCATAGATGCATACTCGCTGGGAAAACCTAGCGTATACCGAAGGCTGGACAGCAAGGAAGAACAACTGAAAATTGCAGAAAAAATAGGGTTTACAATTCCTGAAACCTGTATGACCAACAATCCGGAGCAGGCCAGGCAGTTTATCCTTAAGCATAAAAATGTTATCGGGAAGATGCAGACCGGATTTGCTATTTATGAGGACGGAGTGGAAAATGTGGTGTTTACCAATGTGATCGATGAAGATAAACTTGAGGAACTGGATTCGCTGCAGTACTGCCCGATGCAGTTCCAGACCCGCCTGGAGAAGAAAAAAGAGCTCCGTGTAACTGTGGTAGGACAGGATATCTATGCGTTTGAAATAGATTCCCAAAAATCTGAAGCTGCTAAAATCGACTGGCGAAAAGACGGGCTTAATCTCATCGACCAGTGGGTGGAAACTCAGCTGCCACGGGAAATTGAGCTGAAGCTGCTCGAACTTCTGGATGTATACCATGTGGATTACGGAGCTATTGATATCATTCTTACTCCTGAAGACGAGTATTATTTTATAGAAATCAATGCAGCCGGGGAATTTTTCTGGCTGGATAACCTTACTGATGGAAACCTGATCTCCAAAAGCATCGCCGATCTTCTCTGCAATAAGGCTCCAAGGCGCAATAACAGTGTCCTGGCTTAA
- a CDS encoding MvdC/MvdD family ATP grasp protein has translation MILCITHSGDYYNVDLFSAYLKSKNIPFFRLNSDHINHLQKISIGRDSFELTDEQGNTVSSSDIKGVWNRKAWTITVPENMDEDYQRIFINEYNCLRYNLITSLEHLPWINPYEAEKKIDGNKIYQLRTARKNQLRVPETLFSNDAEKITSFFYRHCNGKAVAKLHGVMSKSMAGEHMLSTMIIEEDSLESIEDIAYCPMIFQPYIEKSYELRIVYVDGVFFTGKINNSENADWRIANSNYSWSAYELPGPICLNLTAMMQEMGLCLGAIDMIRGKDGNYYFLEVNPQGEWGMLQKELNFPIAETIADYLIKRINFHE, from the coding sequence ATGATCCTCTGCATTACCCACTCCGGCGACTATTACAACGTCGATCTTTTCTCTGCATACCTGAAGTCTAAAAACATCCCTTTCTTCAGGCTTAATTCCGATCATATCAACCATCTTCAGAAAATAAGCATTGGCCGGGATTCATTTGAACTGACTGATGAACAGGGTAATACGGTTTCCTCCTCCGACATCAAGGGAGTGTGGAACCGGAAAGCCTGGACCATAACAGTGCCTGAAAATATGGATGAAGACTATCAGCGGATCTTTATCAATGAATACAACTGCCTCAGATACAATCTGATCACGTCGCTGGAACATCTTCCCTGGATCAATCCTTATGAAGCCGAAAAGAAAATTGACGGCAATAAGATATACCAGCTCAGAACAGCCCGGAAGAATCAGCTGCGCGTCCCGGAAACTCTTTTTTCCAATGATGCTGAGAAGATCACCTCTTTTTTCTACCGGCACTGCAACGGAAAGGCTGTGGCTAAACTTCATGGCGTCATGTCAAAATCCATGGCCGGGGAGCATATGCTTTCCACAATGATTATTGAAGAAGACAGCCTGGAAAGCATTGAAGACATCGCATATTGTCCGATGATTTTTCAGCCGTATATAGAAAAGTCCTATGAGCTCAGGATTGTTTATGTGGACGGAGTATTTTTCACCGGTAAGATCAACAACAGTGAAAATGCTGACTGGCGCATTGCCAACAGCAATTATTCCTGGTCTGCTTATGAGCTGCCTGGACCTATATGCCTGAACCTTACTGCCATGATGCAAGAAATGGGGCTTTGCCTCGGAGCAATAGATATGATCCGTGGAAAGGACGGGAACTATTATTTCCTGGAGGTCAACCCTCAGGGAGAATGGGGAATGCTGCAGAAAGAGCTGAATTTCCCGATTGCGGAAACCATTGCCGATTACCTTATCAAAAGAATCAATTTCCATGAATAA
- a CDS encoding microviridin/marinostatin family tricyclic proteinase inhibitor: protein MKNKNSKKKPFFASFLEKQIKDPETVKGGTDVSIPERDVVTKPSVDGVTSPKDDMAHTMKYPSDGDDDALSV, encoded by the coding sequence ATGAAAAACAAGAATTCAAAGAAAAAGCCGTTTTTTGCTTCATTTCTTGAGAAGCAAATTAAAGATCCTGAAACTGTAAAAGGAGGAACAGATGTCAGCATTCCGGAAAGGGATGTTGTAACAAAACCTTCTGTAGACGGAGTAACATCACCTAAAGATGACATGGCTCACACCATGAAGTACCCTTCAGACGGTGATGATGATGCACTTTCTGTATAA